The Tautonia marina genome has a window encoding:
- the tpx gene encoding thiol peroxidase, whose protein sequence is MAATRSGEVTMKGNPIDLVGPRLNVGDSAPEFSCVTKGASGLEVVTLKETSGKARLFSVVPSLDTPVCNTQTRTLSSTLKELGDKVAAYTISTDLPFAMARFCDEAQIGNMTNLSDLHNQSFGTHYGVLMSGVPVPLLARALFVVDPNGTITHVEYVKEVASEPDYAPAIEALKKAAGV, encoded by the coding sequence ATGGCAGCAACGCGCAGCGGCGAAGTGACGATGAAGGGCAACCCGATCGACCTGGTGGGGCCCCGCCTGAACGTGGGAGACTCGGCTCCTGAGTTTTCTTGCGTGACGAAGGGAGCGTCGGGTCTGGAAGTGGTGACGTTGAAGGAGACGAGCGGCAAGGCCCGGCTGTTCAGCGTCGTGCCGTCGCTAGACACCCCGGTTTGCAACACGCAAACCCGGACCCTGTCGAGCACCTTGAAAGAGCTGGGGGACAAGGTCGCCGCGTACACGATCAGCACCGACCTGCCGTTTGCCATGGCCCGCTTCTGCGATGAGGCGCAGATCGGGAACATGACGAACCTTTCCGACCTGCATAACCAGAGCTTCGGTACGCATTACGGCGTTCTGATGTCCGGAGTTCCGGTCCCGTTGCTGGCAAGGGCGTTGTTTGTGGTCGATCCGAACGGAACGATCACGCATGTGGAATATGTGAAGGAAGTGGCCAGCGAGCCGGATTACGCTCCTGCGATCGAGGCGCTGAAGAAGGCGGCCGGCGTTTGA